ACGACACCCAGCTATGCGAGCTTGCTTGTCACCTTTGAGCCAGCTGCCATTTCAGGCGATCGCTTGAGTACGATTATCAGCGAGTTGTTTCAGAGCCCCTCCTCGGATTTCGTGAACGCGGGGTCAGAGGTCGACCAAGCCTGTTGGCAGCTACCCACACTTTTTGTTGATGAACGTGACGAGGATGCGTGCGAGCTACAGGAAGAATTGGGGCTTTCTTGGGATCGAGTCGTCGCAACATTTTGCAACGCCACATACCGTGTGAACGCCATAGGGTTTCTACCTGGCTTCACCTATCTTGGCGGCTTATCCGACGCGCTCCAGTGTCGACGTCTAGAGGTGCCAAAAAGTCGTATACCGGCCTCTTCCGTGGCCATTGCAGGTAACCAAGCGGGAATCTATCCGATGGACTCACCGGGTGGATGGCGCGTACTGGGCCGCTTACCCTTTGCTATCTTTGAGCCCACTCGCCCATCACCAGTCCTGTTCTCACCTCACGATCAAGTCACCTTTATCTCAGTATCGGCGTCGTACTTTAACGAGCTATTGGCGAGTGCCGAGCACGGTGAGCTCAGACTGGATGACTTCAAACAGTGATTGTCACCTTCATAACCAGTGGGTTTCGAACGACCACACAAGATGCGGGACGACCAGGATATACGCACCTTGGCATTCCCGTGAGCGGCGCGCTCGATGCGCCATCGATGGAATTTGCCAACTCTTTGGTGGGCAACACACGTCATACGCCGGTGTTGGAGATCACCTTGAGTGGACCGAGGATTCGCTGTGAAACA
The Candidatus Paraluminiphilus aquimaris genome window above contains:
- a CDS encoding 5-oxoprolinase subunit B family protein; protein product: MTNRIAANIRLLAFGERGLLVQFEETEKTPAIRAVSALNQQLLALKLRGLISTTPSYASLLVTFEPAAISGDRLSTIISELFQSPSSDFVNAGSEVDQACWQLPTLFVDERDEDACELQEELGLSWDRVVATFCNATYRVNAIGFLPGFTYLGGLSDALQCRRLEVPKSRIPASSVAIAGNQAGIYPMDSPGGWRVLGRLPFAIFEPTRPSPVLFSPHDQVTFISVSASYFNELLASAEHGELRLDDFKQ